One genomic segment of Deltaproteobacteria bacterium includes these proteins:
- a CDS encoding SUMF1/EgtB/PvdO family nonheme iron enzyme — translation MYNKIGVFFFSVLFLFCAVGTAYSAPNTRGVRITVRDEGAAKTLALYDKITAVIIGIDRYQNLKAEHQLKFAVRDAKGVEQVLRERYPVSKIITLYNEEATRDNIMKVLQGDLATAGSDEAIFIYFAGHGITRSPQQQKKLGYLIPNDGSLEINEMHKNISMQQISSDISPLIPAKHILFVMDACFGGLLLSTRGAGLEPSHKLAYLEEITREPVRQIITAGGENEEVLDGGLYGHSVFTGRLIEALKNNKDFITAQELGLELEKKVYGDAMSKGHKQRPQVGKIYGTGDFVFIPDFEKLKKESEGEVSTLEAEMRELERLKQEAGKRKEDAKIRELERERLLKESALKQARLREESAQREAEMRKRMEEESLKDAEKIKIQEKERGERLAYLKLQSEKMKQELGGIASALGITEAQTEVKRLNTMIAKLGSDYQTEMPKQLKPVKDYYEPKIKKAENQPPMDKMFETELEYKERLEKAKIEVSSLKTELSQKETAITGQLKAGMSGQIKPLLEQRDNLTKQEFPVGNKEIKWKFVKYTPEKEEFTISGLIKDIVVGINISIPKAKAREYYQNPDLLVASAAINIASDGSREPLKFTLQGPEGDNYNTSRITREFADPTTGMEFVFVKGGCFQMGDTFGDGDNSEKPVHEVCVDALYMGKYEVTQKEWVAIMGSNPSYFRECGDNCPVEKVSWDDAQEYINKLNQKFPSNSPFSKGGQGGFRLPTEAEWEYAARSGGKNEKYAGSNDIDSVAWYESNSGNKTHPVGQKKPNGLGLYDMSGNVWEWVNDWYDSGYYENSPKDNSKGPSSGQYRVLRGGSWKVWPQYLRASIRLWYEPSTRYGSYGFRLSVSAQ, via the coding sequence ATGTATAACAAGATTGGAGTTTTTTTCTTTTCTGTTTTGTTCCTTTTTTGTGCTGTCGGCACAGCCTATTCCGCACCCAATACCAGAGGAGTGCGTATTACCGTCCGTGATGAAGGAGCGGCAAAGACCCTTGCCCTCTATGACAAGATAACGGCTGTCATTATCGGCATAGACCGCTATCAGAACCTCAAAGCCGAACACCAGCTCAAATTTGCCGTTAGGGATGCAAAAGGAGTGGAGCAGGTCTTAAGGGAGAGATACCCTGTCAGTAAAATTATCACCCTCTATAATGAGGAGGCAACGAGGGACAATATCATGAAGGTTCTTCAAGGAGACCTTGCCACTGCAGGCTCAGATGAGGCAATTTTTATATACTTTGCAGGGCATGGGATTACCCGCTCTCCCCAGCAGCAGAAAAAACTCGGCTATCTAATCCCCAATGACGGCTCTCTTGAAATAAACGAGATGCACAAAAACATATCCATGCAGCAGATAAGCTCTGATATAAGCCCTCTTATCCCTGCGAAACATATCCTTTTTGTAATGGACGCATGTTTTGGAGGACTCCTCCTCTCTACAAGGGGCGCAGGGCTTGAGCCATCTCATAAACTGGCATATCTCGAGGAGATTACCCGTGAGCCTGTCCGCCAGATAATAACCGCCGGCGGCGAAAACGAAGAGGTTTTGGATGGCGGGCTTTACGGTCATTCCGTATTCACAGGCAGGCTTATAGAGGCTCTCAAAAACAACAAGGATTTCATAACCGCACAGGAATTGGGACTTGAGCTTGAGAAGAAGGTTTACGGCGATGCCATGTCAAAGGGGCACAAACAGAGGCCGCAGGTAGGAAAGATTTACGGAACAGGCGATTTTGTATTCATACCTGACTTTGAAAAACTAAAGAAAGAGTCGGAGGGGGAGGTATCCACCCTCGAGGCAGAGATGAGAGAGCTTGAAAGGCTCAAACAAGAGGCAGGGAAAAGAAAAGAGGATGCAAAGATAAGGGAGCTTGAAAGGGAGAGGCTGTTAAAAGAGTCTGCCTTAAAACAGGCGAGACTCCGTGAAGAATCTGCCCAAAGAGAAGCTGAAATGAGAAAAAGGATGGAGGAAGAATCGCTGAAAGACGCTGAGAAGATTAAAATACAGGAAAAGGAGAGGGGCGAGAGGCTTGCATACCTGAAGCTCCAATCCGAAAAGATGAAACAGGAGCTTGGAGGCATTGCATCCGCACTGGGCATTACAGAGGCACAGACAGAGGTTAAAAGGCTCAACACTATGATTGCAAAACTTGGGAGTGATTATCAGACAGAGATGCCAAAACAGTTGAAACCTGTAAAGGACTATTATGAGCCGAAGATTAAAAAGGCAGAGAATCAGCCTCCGATGGATAAGATGTTTGAGACAGAGTTGGAATACAAAGAGAGGCTTGAGAAGGCAAAAATAGAGGTATCCTCATTAAAGACAGAATTATCCCAAAAAGAGACAGCAATTACAGGACAGTTGAAGGCAGGTATGTCAGGGCAGATTAAGCCACTCCTTGAGCAGCGAGATAATCTAACCAAACAAGAATTCCCTGTAGGGAATAAAGAGATAAAGTGGAAGTTTGTAAAATATACCCCGGAAAAAGAGGAGTTTACTATATCAGGGCTAATTAAGGATATAGTAGTAGGGATAAATATATCCATCCCTAAGGCAAAGGCAAGGGAGTATTATCAGAATCCTGATTTACTTGTTGCAAGCGCAGCCATAAATATTGCATCCGATGGCTCAAGAGAACCTCTTAAATTTACCCTTCAGGGACCAGAGGGGGATAACTATAATACAAGCAGGATAACCAGAGAGTTTGCAGACCCCACAACCGGCATGGAATTTGTCTTTGTCAAAGGCGGGTGTTTTCAGATGGGGGATACCTTCGGAGATGGGGATAATAGTGAGAAACCAGTCCATGAAGTATGTGTGGATGCTTTATACATGGGCAAATATGAGGTTACACAAAAAGAGTGGGTTGCAATTATGGGAAGCAATCCATCATATTTCAGAGAATGCGGAGACAACTGCCCTGTTGAGAAAGTCAGTTGGGATGATGCACAGGAATACATAAATAAACTCAATCAAAAATTCCCCTCTAATTCCCCCTTTTCAAAAGGGGGACAAGGGGGATTTCGTCTTCCCACAGAGGCAGAATGGGAATATGCGGCAAGAAGCGGCGGCAAGAACGAGAAATATGCAGGCAGTAATGATATTGACAGTGTTGCGTGGTATGAAAGTAATTCTGGCAATAAGACTCATCCTGTGGGGCAGAAAAAACCGAACGGACTTGGGCTGTATGATATGAGCGGTAATGTATGGGAATGGGTGAATGATTGGTATGACAGTGGATATTACGAGAATAGTCCGAAGGATAATTCTAAAGGGCCAAGCAGCGGACAATACCGGGTGCTTCGCGGCGGTTCGTGGAAGGTCTGGCCGCAGTACTTGCGGGCATCTATCCGGCTCTGGTACGAGCCCTCTACTCGTTACGGCAGCTACGGTTTTCGTCTCTCTGTTTCCGCCCAGTAG
- a CDS encoding S-layer homology domain-containing protein — protein sequence MKNLKASVLLLLGCVLFASGCAKHVAKCTTPEDNPPHHYARGMELLEQGKVQDAEAKFERALYCNAEYSPAHSGLAMVNAEKAKSQKEAGYRQTDTDKAMDHLKHAKKLANTKEDEFAYHVAGVRVATALKTKGWLDEAEDHFKDAMKLNVDEQRKLIYYDGREAAPYFMGLAYLEAREFQKARDRFSEVLNMKREGKWNEKADKGWKRVDKIVRAMGGITLGDVGKEIAMRESVTRGDMAALLADEIKIDKLFAGRIPIKSEIDKLKPEFTPADMLNHQFKEEALTMMKWGIRGLEPIYDQTTKAFLFKPADGITRREFALVLEDVLIKLTGDEKIATAYFGQEKSPFPDVPPTATWYNAVMNMTTRGLMEPELSGEFRVNDLVDGAEAILAIRILRQKMNIY from the coding sequence ATGAAGAATCTGAAGGCAAGTGTTTTACTGCTTCTTGGGTGTGTCCTGTTTGCTTCCGGCTGCGCAAAGCATGTTGCCAAATGCACAACCCCTGAAGACAATCCGCCCCATCATTATGCAAGGGGTATGGAGCTTCTTGAGCAGGGGAAGGTTCAGGATGCAGAGGCAAAGTTTGAAAGGGCTCTCTACTGCAACGCTGAATACAGCCCTGCGCACAGCGGTTTGGCTATGGTGAATGCCGAGAAGGCAAAGTCTCAGAAGGAGGCAGGCTATCGTCAGACAGATACAGACAAGGCAATGGATCACCTAAAACACGCGAAGAAACTTGCGAATACAAAAGAAGATGAATTTGCATATCATGTCGCAGGCGTGAGGGTTGCCACAGCATTGAAAACAAAAGGCTGGCTTGATGAGGCGGAAGACCACTTCAAGGATGCAATGAAATTGAATGTTGATGAGCAGCGCAAGCTTATCTATTATGACGGAAGAGAGGCTGCCCCTTATTTCATGGGCCTTGCCTATCTTGAGGCAAGGGAGTTCCAGAAGGCAAGGGATAGATTCAGCGAAGTCCTCAACATGAAACGCGAAGGCAAGTGGAATGAAAAAGCGGATAAGGGATGGAAGCGGGTTGACAAGATAGTGCGGGCAATGGGCGGAATCACGCTTGGCGATGTGGGTAAGGAGATAGCCATGAGGGAGTCTGTAACAAGGGGCGACATGGCAGCGCTTCTGGCAGATGAGATCAAGATAGATAAACTCTTTGCAGGAAGGATACCTATAAAGAGCGAGATAGATAAGCTAAAGCCGGAATTTACCCCTGCTGATATGCTGAACCATCAGTTCAAGGAAGAAGCGCTTACAATGATGAAGTGGGGGATAAGGGGTCTTGAGCCTATCTATGACCAGACAACAAAGGCATTTCTCTTTAAGCCTGCTGATGGCATTACAAGAAGGGAGTTTGCCCTTGTTTTAGAGGATGTATTAATAAAGCTTACTGGCGATGAAAAGATCGCCACAGCCTATTTCGGCCAGGAAAAGTCGCCATTCCCTGATGTGCCGCCTACAGCCACATGGTACAATGCGGTGATGAATATGACAACAAGGGGACTAATGGAGCCGGAGCTTTCCGGTGAATTCAGGGTGAACGACCTTGTGGACGGCGCAGAGGCAATCCTCGCCATAAGGATATTGAGACAGAAAATGAATATATATTAA
- a CDS encoding tetratricopeptide repeat protein produces the protein MNKSQVTSLVSGVWCLVTVFLLSTVFFGCASAKKTELPAIQIEAIDFNQRGVLAVEAGKYNKALIEFQTALQLNTSVDNQKGIAVNLLNLGRLYLLMERFDDVRTTFNRVVHIGVGLNDQFVLSEGYASLGRYYYLTGGNNKDAIDNMERAAAIDRKQGYHTIGNRLNIMGMAYKADNKPEEAEKVFNDALKLNKGYDMEADIADSLRGLGDIWVEKEDYKKAGELYENALAIDKKLGLSAKISIDLSNLGILSLRENNTKKALDFFLRAYAVDSSRGNDKRTLKLLDKIIDIYTALGDKNSAEAYSLEKEKLIKHVPEGLNRGKERTKER, from the coding sequence ATGAATAAATCACAAGTCACAAGTCTGGTGTCTGGTGTCTGGTGTCTGGTGACCGTATTTTTACTGTCTACTGTATTTTTCGGCTGCGCATCTGCAAAAAAAACAGAATTGCCGGCGATTCAAATTGAGGCAATAGATTTTAACCAGAGAGGGGTTCTTGCAGTTGAGGCTGGAAAATACAATAAGGCATTGATTGAATTCCAAACCGCGCTTCAATTGAATACAAGCGTGGATAACCAGAAGGGGATTGCCGTGAATCTTTTGAATCTGGGAAGGCTGTATCTTCTTATGGAAAGGTTTGATGATGTGCGGACAACATTTAACAGGGTGGTACATATCGGCGTCGGTCTTAACGACCAATTTGTCCTTTCTGAAGGCTATGCGAGCCTTGGCAGATATTATTACCTGACCGGCGGCAATAATAAAGATGCTATAGATAACATGGAAAGGGCTGCGGCTATAGACCGCAAACAGGGTTATCATACGATAGGCAACAGGCTTAATATAATGGGAATGGCATACAAAGCCGACAATAAACCTGAAGAGGCAGAAAAGGTTTTTAATGACGCACTGAAATTAAACAAAGGTTATGACATGGAGGCGGATATTGCCGATTCGCTGCGGGGATTGGGAGATATTTGGGTTGAAAAAGAGGATTATAAAAAAGCCGGAGAACTTTATGAAAATGCCCTTGCAATAGATAAAAAACTTGGGCTAAGCGCAAAGATTTCCATTGATCTGTCTAATCTTGGCATATTAAGTCTCAGGGAGAACAACACTAAAAAAGCCCTGGATTTTTTCCTTAGGGCATATGCGGTTGACAGCAGCAGAGGGAATGATAAAAGAACATTAAAACTCCTTGATAAAATAATAGATATATATACAGCCTTGGGAGATAAAAATAGCGCGGAGGCATATTCTCTGGAAAAGGAGAAACTTATAAAACATGTCCCCGAAGGTCTTAATCGGGGAAAAGAAAGGACTAAAGAACGGTGA
- a CDS encoding response regulator, whose product MRKIRVLVVDDDEGNVVLLTSKLGVDGYETDVAYDGLEALKKVETFDPDLILLDIMMPRMDGYEVARRLKASEKTRYIPVIMLTARGDVEDKVLGLDIGAEEYLCKPVSLVEVSARVRSLLHMKELQMRLIEMEKLASLGQLVDGIAHEIRNPLMTIGGLARRVKEKLADKQLQEHINLIIHEVERLENLVKRVDEYKNAQVSELKKGDINEVIREAVEDIRGTMRTDAIDIKLSLMQDPPLLMIDKTNLKKAILNILQNSIDAADRKGEIKITTIPSEGGYMDLVIRDTGCGIKSENLKSIFNPFYTSKMTGAGLGLTIAYKIIQDHKGDITVESPGGKGTIVSIKFPVIRED is encoded by the coding sequence GTGAGAAAGATAAGGGTGTTGGTAGTTGATGATGATGAAGGGAATGTGGTGCTTTTGACTTCAAAGCTTGGGGTTGATGGTTATGAAACCGATGTTGCCTATGACGGACTTGAGGCCCTCAAAAAGGTTGAAACCTTCGACCCTGACCTTATACTTCTGGATATAATGATGCCGCGGATGGATGGGTATGAGGTTGCAAGAAGGCTTAAGGCAAGCGAGAAAACAAGGTATATACCTGTCATCATGCTTACAGCAAGGGGAGATGTTGAGGATAAGGTCTTGGGGCTGGATATCGGTGCAGAAGAATATCTATGCAAACCAGTGAGCCTTGTAGAGGTTTCTGCCAGGGTAAGGTCTCTCCTGCACATGAAAGAACTTCAGATGCGGTTAATAGAGATGGAGAAACTTGCATCCCTCGGCCAATTAGTTGATGGAATTGCCCATGAGATCAGGAACCCGCTTATGACAATAGGGGGATTGGCAAGACGGGTAAAAGAAAAGTTGGCAGATAAACAATTGCAAGAGCATATAAATTTAATTATACATGAAGTGGAAAGATTAGAGAATCTTGTGAAAAGGGTAGATGAATATAAAAATGCTCAGGTTTCTGAATTGAAAAAGGGTGATATAAATGAGGTAATAAGAGAGGCTGTAGAGGATATAAGGGGGACTATGCGAACAGACGCTATAGATATAAAACTTTCCCTTATGCAGGACCCTCCATTGTTGATGATAGATAAGACTAATCTTAAAAAGGCCATCTTAAACATTCTGCAAAACTCGATAGACGCCGCTGACAGAAAAGGAGAAATAAAAATTACGACAATACCTTCTGAAGGCGGCTATATGGACTTAGTGATAAGAGATACAGGCTGCGGTATAAAGTCAGAAAACCTGAAAAGTATATTTAACCCATTCTATACATCCAAGATGACAGGGGCCGGTTTAGGGTTGACCATCGCTTACAAAATAATCCAGGATCACAAAGGCGACATCACAGTTGAAAGTCCGGGGGGCAAGGGAACTATTGTAAGTATAAAGTTTCCTGTTATAAGAGAGGATTGA
- a CDS encoding ABC transporter permease, whose translation MSIFVSIGRKVLIFFYDLYAIADFVISSINTLLFHLATGRRAISGVIYKQVYFTGIEAFSIISWIAAILGIIIVTQVISILPLFGGERLIGEILVWVVIRELGPVFAAIIVIARSGTAMAAELGSMQVNNEIIALEAMGIEPKRYLVAPRVIGTAISVFVLTFYFEVITILGGYLLAGFGKRISFGVYISSVLETMGFMDVIASLLKSIIFGLIIGAVATLHGLRVGKSITQIPQETTKAVITSLFLVFIVDGIITAVFFM comes from the coding sequence ATGTCTATATTTGTTTCCATCGGCAGGAAGGTTCTGATATTTTTTTATGATCTCTATGCAATAGCAGATTTTGTAATATCTTCTATAAATACACTTCTTTTTCATCTCGCCACAGGCAGAAGGGCAATATCCGGTGTAATATATAAGCAGGTATATTTCACAGGCATTGAGGCCTTTTCTATCATTTCATGGATTGCTGCAATCCTTGGCATTATCATTGTTACGCAGGTTATAAGCATACTTCCCCTGTTTGGCGGAGAAAGGCTTATAGGCGAAATTCTGGTTTGGGTGGTTATAAGAGAGCTGGGCCCGGTCTTTGCGGCTATTATTGTCATAGCCAGAAGCGGAACTGCGATGGCCGCAGAACTTGGTTCTATGCAGGTGAACAATGAGATTATTGCGCTTGAGGCTATGGGGATAGAGCCAAAGCGGTATCTTGTGGCGCCAAGGGTCATAGGAACTGCAATCTCTGTCTTTGTCTTAACATTTTATTTTGAAGTGATAACAATACTTGGCGGGTATCTTCTTGCCGGTTTTGGCAAACGTATAAGCTTTGGCGTATATATTTCAAGTGTGCTGGAAACAATGGGTTTTATGGATGTTATTGCGTCTCTCTTAAAGAGCATAATCTTTGGTCTTATAATAGGCGCTGTTGCCACGCTTCACGGCCTGAGGGTCGGAAAATCAATAACACAGATACCTCAGGAGACCACAAAGGCTGTTATAACAAGCCTGTTTCTGGTGTTTATCGTGGACGGCATTATAACGGCAGTGTTTTTTATGTAA
- a CDS encoding ATP-binding cassette domain-containing protein, protein MDKLIEIRGLYYATDSGAAIFEDVDAEFYEGERAAIIGPLGSGKATLLRLLLGLETPQQGRVRLFGKDIGDLERSEIDILRQGIGVVFENASLISNLKVIENVILPLQYHTNLTPDTVMERAVFLLGSVGYKGDMWELPGPLPSYTKKAIALARAMALDPVIMIYDRLMEGLDAHQGLQLLNFVDEFHKAKKDRVSIMLANDERDVRDIMPDRILRIENRRII, encoded by the coding sequence ATGGATAAATTGATAGAAATAAGAGGGCTTTATTATGCAACAGACAGCGGCGCCGCGATATTTGAAGATGTTGATGCGGAATTTTATGAAGGTGAAAGGGCGGCCATTATAGGGCCGCTTGGTTCAGGCAAGGCCACATTATTGAGGCTGCTTCTGGGGCTTGAAACCCCTCAACAGGGCAGGGTAAGGCTCTTTGGCAAAGATATAGGAGATCTCGAACGTTCAGAGATTGACATATTGAGGCAAGGTATCGGCGTTGTATTTGAGAATGCCTCTCTTATAAGCAATCTTAAGGTAATTGAAAATGTTATACTTCCTCTTCAATATCACACTAATTTGACTCCTGATACTGTAATGGAAAGGGCGGTTTTTCTTCTTGGGTCTGTAGGATATAAAGGGGATATGTGGGAACTTCCCGGGCCGCTGCCGTCTTATACAAAAAAGGCCATTGCGCTTGCCAGGGCAATGGCGCTTGACCCCGTGATTATGATATATGATAGACTCATGGAAGGATTGGATGCGCATCAGGGTTTGCAGCTGCTAAACTTTGTAGACGAATTTCATAAAGCTAAAAAAGATAGAGTAAGCATTATGCTAGCCAATGATGAAAGGGATGTAAGAGATATAATGCCTGACAGAATATTACGGATAGAAAACAGGAGAATTATTTAA
- a CDS encoding Hsp20/alpha crystallin family protein — protein sequence MKAIRKWSPFNELATLHEEMDDFFRKTVGAMGGLTHSFWGEGETWCPTVESFIKEGNLVVRCDVPGMDPKDIDISIVGNTLTIKGERKASKEAKREDYLLSEVHYGSFERTLTLPEGVRADNIRANYKNGILEVAMPAAKAVLPKKVAIEVEGAKEEWRKAA from the coding sequence ATGAAGGCAATCAGAAAATGGAGCCCCTTTAACGAATTAGCCACCCTGCATGAAGAAATGGATGACTTTTTCAGAAAGACAGTGGGCGCGATGGGTGGGCTGACTCATAGCTTTTGGGGGGAGGGAGAGACTTGGTGCCCAACTGTAGAGAGTTTTATAAAAGAAGGGAATCTCGTAGTGCGTTGTGATGTCCCTGGAATGGATCCAAAGGACATTGATATCTCTATAGTTGGCAACACACTTACCATCAAAGGAGAGAGAAAGGCTTCCAAAGAGGCAAAAAGGGAAGATTATCTCTTGAGCGAAGTGCACTATGGCTCCTTTGAGAGGACATTAACACTCCCGGAAGGTGTGAGGGCAGATAATATCCGAGCCAACTATAAGAACGGCATCCTTGAGGTTGCAATGCCTGCTGCAAAGGCGGTGCTTCCGAAAAAGGTTGCTATTGAGGTAGAAGGCGCTAAAGAGGAGTGGAGAAAGGCAGCATAA
- a CDS encoding transposase produces MPLKNDKPFPKRPRLKHFEYAGYYAYFITILTKERNLYLKKSDVVEPIIAIMKDTAEKERVSVDAFCFMPDHVHLLLRGSDEDADVKKFMKLFKQKSGYWFKQRFQKNLWHLSYYDHVLRKDEDIRETAMYVLNNPVRKGIVSDYKEYSFNGSFTFDITCL; encoded by the coding sequence ATGCCTCTTAAGAATGATAAGCCTTTTCCAAAGAGGCCGCGGTTGAAACACTTTGAGTATGCGGGATATTATGCCTACTTTATAACAATCCTGACCAAAGAGAGAAACCTTTACTTGAAAAAATCTGATGTTGTAGAACCAATAATCGCTATAATGAAAGACACAGCAGAGAAGGAAAGGGTATCGGTAGACGCCTTTTGTTTTATGCCTGACCATGTGCATTTGCTGTTGAGAGGATCGGATGAAGATGCCGATGTGAAGAAATTTATGAAACTCTTTAAGCAAAAGAGCGGATATTGGTTTAAACAAAGATTTCAAAAAAACCTCTGGCACTTGAGTTATTATGACCATGTCTTAAGAAAAGATGAGGATATTAGAGAAACGGCGATGTATGTATTGAATAACCCGGTTAGAAAAGGGATTGTATCTGATTATAAAGAATATTCGTTTAATGGTTCTTTTACTTTTGATATAACCTGTCTGTAA
- a CDS encoding MlaD family protein, with the protein MTTAKAGQKDPRFKNLEKKVGIFVSIVIVMLFSIFFFMGKERGMFIKKYHLFFIVDSGMGFIEGMPVKLSGFKIGKVKSMSLTSEARVKVALEISKEYQKWIRQGSVARMMKEGVIGETVVDVTVAPASAIIIEDGKELPYEKVMGIEELIVKEVKPVLQEIKETIGYINNPEGDIKKAIANIKKLSEGLLETKTNLNGVLKDAKNTVSEATSAFREANSAFGKVGNIGEKAAPVIDKLNIVAEDAEKASKKIPEVMDKAVKIMDDVKGFSDVLSKKSHGVKNMLEDTEEMLGDTKEIIKGAKDTWPINIMLPPREEFKLVPLDGMEK; encoded by the coding sequence TTGACAACGGCAAAGGCAGGGCAAAAAGACCCCAGATTTAAAAACCTTGAAAAAAAGGTAGGCATTTTTGTTTCTATTGTTATTGTGATGCTCTTCTCTATATTCTTTTTTATGGGAAAGGAACGGGGGATGTTCATTAAGAAATATCATCTATTTTTTATTGTTGACAGCGGAATGGGTTTTATTGAAGGGATGCCTGTAAAATTATCAGGGTTTAAGATAGGAAAGGTGAAGTCCATGTCTTTAACCTCCGAGGCCAGGGTAAAGGTAGCCCTGGAGATAAGCAAAGAATATCAGAAATGGATAAGACAGGGTTCTGTTGCCAGAATGATGAAAGAAGGGGTCATAGGAGAGACAGTTGTAGATGTTACTGTAGCCCCTGCCTCTGCCATAATAATAGAAGACGGGAAAGAACTTCCCTATGAAAAGGTGATGGGAATAGAAGAGTTGATTGTAAAAGAGGTAAAGCCTGTTCTTCAGGAGATTAAGGAAACTATAGGCTACATAAATAATCCGGAGGGCGATATAAAGAAGGCCATTGCCAATATTAAAAAGCTGTCAGAGGGATTATTGGAGACAAAGACCAATCTGAACGGGGTATTGAAAGATGCAAAGAATACTGTCAGCGAGGCAACCTCTGCATTCAGGGAAGCTAATTCTGCATTTGGCAAGGTCGGTAATATCGGTGAAAAGGCCGCGCCTGTGATTGATAAGCTTAATATTGTGGCAGAGGATGCGGAGAAGGCATCAAAAAAGATTCCGGAGGTTATGGATAAGGCTGTAAAGATAATGGACGATGTAAAAGGGTTTAGCGATGTCCTCTCAAAAAAGAGCCATGGGGTAAAAAATATGCTTGAGGATACGGAAGAGATGCTGGGTGACACAAAAGAGATTATTAAAGGGGCTAAGGATACATGGCCAATAAATATAATGCTGCCTCCAAGGGAAGAATTTAAGCTTGTTCCGCTGGATGGGATGGAGAAATGA
- a CDS encoding DUF799 family lipoprotein encodes MKNARNLFYLLLLFSVLWMSGCAIPRPHIAPNPANPIKTVAVLPMVNNTNDVEAPEKVREMFAAKVLERCYINKAVGEVSQILKDELGITLGSQLDMTNPQELGKKLGVDAVIYGTLFNFEEKTTGVLNIRKVRAGFKLVDAKTGAVVWGKGQGIKSETRMTEGIAGTIAGGASAVGKLTEDKEVKGAEDYIGVQNWRDLPPEKAMSEQLGQGGFIAGFVSGLAEKTVKKATGTFLKHESEIMVGMIINTLPVGPGSGLCGGTQVAFMPVIPEPKMPEFSMPAYFELGKRDFTADMITTSTIKSNKETMVFDAKLAKLGDKFRSEMDMGKTLKAKGGEMPPGLSRMVFIIRPDLKVGYNLYPDKNKYLEIAIKEGKGDMPKVEKKKVGEEKIDGHPCDKFQVKITYKDGAVDEGYLWEANDLDRFVIRAEMENKDAKTVVEMKNIKLVSPPRDLFEAPQGYKKMSGMMELFMGENP; translated from the coding sequence ATGAAAAATGCAAGAAATCTGTTTTATTTGCTGTTGTTATTTTCTGTTTTGTGGATGAGCGGTTGTGCTATACCCAGACCGCATATAGCCCCCAATCCTGCCAATCCTATAAAGACAGTTGCCGTGCTTCCTATGGTGAATAATACAAACGATGTGGAGGCGCCTGAAAAGGTAAGGGAGATGTTTGCGGCCAAGGTGCTTGAAAGGTGCTATATCAACAAGGCTGTAGGAGAGGTTAGTCAGATATTAAAGGATGAACTGGGCATAACACTCGGCTCCCAGCTTGATATGACAAATCCGCAGGAGCTGGGCAAAAAGCTTGGTGTTGATGCTGTGATATACGGCACACTCTTTAATTTTGAGGAAAAGACCACAGGGGTCTTGAATATAAGAAAGGTAAGGGCAGGATTTAAGCTTGTTGACGCTAAGACAGGCGCGGTTGTATGGGGCAAAGGTCAGGGCATTAAAAGCGAAACAAGAATGACTGAGGGTATTGCAGGAACAATAGCCGGCGGGGCCTCAGCGGTTGGCAAACTAACAGAAGATAAAGAGGTGAAGGGCGCTGAAGACTACATTGGGGTGCAAAACTGGCGCGACCTGCCGCCTGAAAAGGCAATGAGCGAGCAGTTAGGACAGGGCGGGTTTATTGCTGGATTTGTCTCTGGACTCGCCGAGAAGACTGTTAAAAAAGCTACAGGCACATTCCTGAAGCATGAATCAGAGATCATGGTAGGCATGATAATTAACACTCTGCCGGTTGGCCCTGGCTCGGGTTTATGCGGTGGAACCCAAGTTGCTTTTATGCCGGTGATACCCGAGCCTAAAATGCCCGAGTTTAGCATGCCCGCATATTTCGAACTGGGCAAAAGGGATTTTACTGCTGATATGATTACGACATCAACAATCAAGTCAAATAAGGAAACAATGGTATTTGATGCGAAACTTGCAAAACTCGGGGATAAATTCAGAAGCGAGATGGACATGGGCAAGACATTGAAGGCAAAAGGGGGTGAGATGCCGCCTGGTTTAAGCAGGATGGTATTTATCATAAGGCCTGATTTAAAAGTAGGCTATAATTTGTACCCCGATAAGAATAAATATCTTGAGATAGCCATTAAAGAGGGGAAAGGAGATATGCCGAAGGTGGAAAAGAAGAAAGTCGGCGAGGAAAAGATAGACGGCCATCCGTGTGATAAATTTCAGGTAAAGATTACTTATAAGGACGGCGCTGTCGATGAGGGTTATCTCTGGGAGGCAAATGACCTGGATAGGTTTGTTATAAGGGCTGAGATGGAAAATAAAGATGCTAAGACTGTTGTGGAGATGAAGAATATAAAACTTGTCAGCCCGCCCCGAGACCTCTTTGAGGCGCCACAGGGATATAAGAAGATGTCCGGCATGATGGAGCTTTTTATGGGGGAGAATCCTTGA